In Fibrobacter succinogenes, a single window of DNA contains:
- the pdxS gene encoding pyridoxal 5'-phosphate synthase lyase subunit PdxS, translated as MPEQNRYELNKNLAQMLKGGVIMDVTTPEQAKIAEAAGAAAVMALERIPADIRAAGGVSRMSDPKMIKGIQDAVSIPVMAKCRIGHFAEAQILQAIEIDYIDESEVLSPADDVFHINKREFNVPFVCGAKDLGEALRRIEEGASMIRTKGEPGTGDIVQAVRHMRLMNQEIARISSLREDELFNRAKELQVSYDLVRYVHDHKKLPVVNFAAGGVATPADAALMMQLGAEGVFVGSGIFKSGNPAKRAAAIVQAVTNYTDAKLIAKLSEDLGEAMVGINEQEIALLMAERGK; from the coding sequence ATGCCAGAACAGAACCGTTACGAACTCAATAAGAATCTTGCCCAAATGCTCAAGGGCGGCGTCATCATGGATGTAACCACGCCGGAACAGGCCAAAATCGCAGAAGCAGCAGGTGCCGCTGCCGTAATGGCACTTGAGCGCATTCCCGCCGACATTCGCGCCGCTGGCGGAGTATCTAGAATGAGCGACCCCAAGATGATCAAGGGGATTCAGGACGCCGTTTCTATCCCTGTGATGGCCAAATGCCGCATCGGGCACTTTGCAGAAGCTCAAATTTTGCAGGCCATCGAAATCGACTACATCGACGAAAGCGAAGTTCTTTCTCCAGCCGATGATGTATTCCATATCAATAAGCGCGAATTCAATGTTCCTTTCGTGTGCGGCGCAAAGGATTTGGGCGAAGCATTACGCCGAATCGAAGAAGGTGCGTCCATGATTCGCACCAAGGGAGAGCCGGGTACGGGCGACATCGTCCAAGCCGTCCGACACATGCGTCTGATGAACCAAGAAATCGCTCGCATTTCCAGTTTGCGCGAAGATGAACTTTTTAACAGAGCCAAAGAACTTCAAGTGTCGTACGACTTGGTGCGCTATGTTCACGACCACAAGAAACTTCCGGTCGTGAACTTCGCGGCCGGGGGTGTCGCCACCCCCGCCGATGCCGCCCTCATGATGCAGCTCGGCGCAGAAGGCGTATTCGTAGGTTCCGGCATTTTCAAGTCAGGCAACCCTGCAAAACGCGCCGCCGCCATCGTGCAGGCCGTCACCAACTACACCGACGCAAAACTCATCGCCAAGCTTTCCGAAGACTTGGGCGAAGCCATGGTCGGCATCAACGAACAAGAAATCGCATTGCTCATGGCCGAAAGGGGGAAATAA
- a CDS encoding PLP-dependent aminotransferase family protein, whose product MFTYDMSKAGSNSLYHYLYQCIKKDIVSGKILADEQIPSKRSLAQNLGISVVTVENAYAQLLAEGFIYSLPKKGFFVVDINAKATSQVQTRQKSNCSRRLRADFHEESEHINPKYIADFASNGADIEAFPFSTWAKITREVLCERQNDLLQVSPGVGTLELRRAIVRMLREFRNIQVTPEQIVVGAGTDYLYGLLVQLLGFDKCYAVEDPGWGKISKIYGQYGVKVNHVPIEGDSFVDALKKSDADIVHISPAHHFPTGKVMPVGERYRLLSWAADSPKRYIVEDDYDSEFRMTGKPIPALQNIDVTEKVVYLNTFSKTMTSAIRLSYMVLPPHLAEKFHNELSFYSCTVSTLDQYVMAKFIDLGYYEMHINRMRNLYRSKRDALLTAIDKSKLSKVAHVYEEDAGLHFILEVNANYSDAEFCKRLRQKGINVKALSEYYFEATPSEHKFVINYSSVERNKMKKAVQIIADLFSL is encoded by the coding sequence ATGTTTACTTACGATATGTCTAAGGCGGGCTCCAATAGCCTTTATCATTATCTTTATCAGTGCATCAAAAAGGATATCGTAAGTGGAAAAATTTTAGCCGATGAACAGATCCCTTCTAAAAGAAGCCTTGCGCAAAATCTTGGCATTAGCGTGGTGACCGTTGAAAATGCCTACGCACAACTTTTGGCCGAAGGCTTTATCTATTCTCTTCCGAAAAAGGGATTCTTTGTTGTTGATATCAATGCGAAGGCAACATCGCAAGTCCAGACTCGTCAAAAATCGAATTGCTCTCGCAGGCTTCGGGCTGATTTTCACGAAGAATCTGAGCATATCAATCCAAAGTACATTGCCGATTTTGCAAGCAATGGTGCGGATATCGAGGCTTTCCCTTTTTCGACCTGGGCTAAGATTACCCGAGAAGTTCTTTGCGAAAGGCAAAATGACTTGCTGCAAGTTTCTCCTGGCGTTGGTACATTGGAGCTTCGCCGGGCTATTGTGCGCATGCTCCGCGAGTTCAGAAATATTCAGGTGACGCCTGAGCAAATTGTCGTCGGAGCGGGAACGGATTACCTGTATGGATTACTTGTTCAGCTGTTGGGATTTGACAAGTGCTATGCGGTCGAAGATCCTGGCTGGGGCAAGATTTCGAAAATCTACGGTCAGTATGGTGTCAAGGTGAATCATGTCCCTATTGAAGGCGATAGCTTTGTTGATGCTTTAAAGAAATCGGATGCCGATATCGTGCATATTTCTCCAGCGCATCATTTCCCGACGGGGAAGGTGATGCCCGTTGGTGAACGCTATCGTTTGCTCAGTTGGGCGGCGGATTCACCCAAACGCTACATTGTTGAAGATGACTACGATAGTGAATTTCGCATGACTGGAAAACCGATTCCTGCATTGCAAAATATTGATGTGACTGAAAAGGTCGTGTACTTGAATACATTTTCCAAGACGATGACATCTGCCATTAGGCTCAGTTATATGGTTCTCCCTCCACATCTTGCTGAAAAATTTCACAATGAACTTTCGTTTTATTCTTGTACCGTATCGACTCTTGACCAATATGTGATGGCGAAGTTTATTGACCTCGGGTATTACGAAATGCATATCAACCGTATGCGCAATTTGTACAGAAGTAAACGAGACGCGTTGCTTACGGCGATTGATAAAAGTAAGCTTTCAAAAGTAGCGCATGTTTATGAAGAAGATGCAGGCTTGCATTTTATTCTTGAGGTGAATGCAAATTATTCTGATGCAGAATTCTGCAAACGCTTGCGTCAAAAGGGCATCAATGTTAAAGCTCTTTCGGAATATTATTTTGAGGCCACACCATCGGAACACAAGTTTGTTATCAACTATTCTTCTGTTGAAAGAAATAAGATGAAAAAAGCTGTGCAGATTATTGCCGATCTTTTCTCACTCTAA
- a CDS encoding ABC transporter ATP-binding protein, translated as MTQIQSGFEATNLVFSYDGKPILKDINLKIKPGEFVCLLGESGSGKTTLLNLLAGLTKPNEGHVYWNGKEIEKPSAERSVVFQDYTLFPWLTLLQNVSLAIKKTKKVKGSFAKHLAEEYLNLVGLSGSLHKYPFELSGGMRQRGAIARALSVGADALLLDEPFGALDPVNRASLQDLILELCRGVKDRPITTLFVTHDLREAVYLGSRIIVLGSTPGRIIADIPLDFPVKKSRSEWFRNEKVQKTIVEIEEAYHKDILEKLGHTVQEGASI; from the coding sequence ATGACTCAAATACAAAGTGGTTTCGAAGCGACTAATCTCGTTTTTTCCTATGATGGCAAACCCATCCTGAAAGACATCAACTTAAAAATCAAACCAGGCGAGTTTGTATGTCTATTAGGCGAAAGCGGAAGTGGCAAGACCACTTTGCTGAATCTTCTCGCAGGGCTGACCAAGCCAAATGAGGGCCATGTCTATTGGAACGGGAAGGAAATTGAAAAGCCTTCCGCAGAAAGGAGCGTAGTTTTTCAGGACTACACTCTTTTTCCTTGGCTCACGCTTCTCCAGAATGTTTCGCTTGCAATAAAAAAGACGAAAAAGGTCAAGGGGAGTTTTGCAAAACATTTGGCAGAAGAATACCTGAATTTGGTTGGGCTTTCGGGGAGCCTTCATAAATATCCCTTTGAACTTTCGGGCGGTATGCGTCAGCGCGGAGCTATTGCAAGAGCGTTGAGCGTTGGCGCAGATGCCCTTCTTTTGGATGAACCTTTTGGAGCGCTTGATCCTGTAAATCGAGCAAGCCTTCAAGATTTAATTCTTGAACTTTGCCGTGGTGTGAAAGACCGACCGATAACAACTTTGTTTGTGACGCACGACCTTCGCGAGGCCGTTTATCTCGGAAGTCGAATTATTGTTTTGGGGTCGACGCCAGGCCGTATCATCGCGGATATTCCTTTGGATTTTCCAGTGAAAAAGAGCCGTAGCGAATGGTTCCGCAACGAAAAAGTCCAAAAGACAATCGTTGAAATTGAAGAAGCTTACCACAAGGACATCCTTGAAAAACTCGGGCATACCGTACAGGAGGGCGCAAGTATATGA
- a CDS encoding ABC transporter substrate-binding protein, with amino-acid sequence MTQNKLHTRIASAFLFVLACVTSTIAADKLSIGYLSSTGQGKFFIAKDAGIFKKNGLDVELVEFSNSGDGIAAVRAGKLDAGAFGSLAPLIHVSQGADIRVIGGLMGGDQAVITRKENAGSVKKLSDLKGKKIATIRLGTADAIVRGGLKKEGIDWRKDVSIVELKNPPAVIEAVKNGSVYAGVTWGPHDLRAEEAGLSVVLRSKDINPGHICCRLIASLRKLKDRDDIYKRLVKSLIEAEELVANDHKKSVEIIAKWIKLDTALVNKAFYSGYVTQDTDPNVKGVEFFWDFLKDAEFIKSDKKVSQYVLTNYYRDALAELRKQQPKSEFYAQAEKIFLSRN; translated from the coding sequence ATGACTCAGAATAAATTACACACTCGAATTGCATCGGCATTCCTGTTCGTTCTCGCCTGCGTGACTTCCACAATCGCCGCTGACAAGCTTTCCATTGGCTACCTTTCTTCTACGGGCCAGGGAAAATTCTTCATCGCAAAAGATGCTGGCATTTTCAAGAAGAACGGCCTCGATGTGGAATTGGTAGAATTTTCGAATTCTGGCGATGGTATCGCTGCTGTTCGTGCAGGCAAGCTCGATGCAGGTGCTTTCGGATCACTCGCTCCGCTCATCCATGTTTCGCAGGGTGCTGATATTCGCGTCATTGGCGGCCTCATGGGTGGCGATCAGGCGGTGATTACCCGCAAGGAAAATGCAGGTTCCGTCAAAAAATTGAGTGACCTCAAAGGCAAGAAAATCGCTACAATCCGCTTGGGAACTGCCGATGCCATTGTGCGCGGAGGCCTCAAGAAGGAAGGTATCGATTGGCGTAAGGACGTTTCCATTGTAGAACTCAAGAATCCGCCTGCTGTTATCGAAGCCGTAAAGAACGGAAGCGTTTATGCAGGCGTGACCTGGGGACCGCACGACCTCCGTGCCGAAGAAGCCGGCCTCTCCGTAGTGCTCCGCAGCAAGGACATCAATCCCGGTCATATTTGCTGCCGCCTCATTGCATCGCTACGCAAACTCAAAGACCGTGATGATATTTACAAGCGCTTGGTCAAGTCGCTGATTGAAGCCGAAGAACTTGTTGCAAACGATCACAAAAAGAGCGTAGAAATTATTGCCAAGTGGATTAAGCTTGATACGGCTCTCGTCAATAAAGCGTTCTACAGCGGTTACGTGACTCAGGATACCGACCCGAACGTAAAAGGCGTTGAATTCTTCTGGGATTTCTTGAAGGATGCGGAGTTCATCAAGTCCGACAAAAAGGTCTCTCAATATGTCCTCACGAACTACTATCGTGACGCCCTCGCAGAACTTCGCAAACAGCAGCCCAAATCTGAATTCTACGCGCAGGCCGAAAAGATTTTCCTATCTAGAAATTAA